A stretch of Aerococcaceae bacterium zg-252 DNA encodes these proteins:
- a CDS encoding tape measure protein — MADGSVLIKVDLDGDKAEAGVGRLKGLLSGLGGGVSKVGSVFKSVLGANLVSSAISKGIGTITNGVSELYGELTGSKKAWSTFEGNMQIIGKTDSEIQAAKKSMQDYATQTVYSASDMANTYGQLAAVGTKNTSELVKGFGGLAAAAENPAQAMKTLSQQGVQMAAKPMVSWQDFKLMLEQTPAGISAVAREMGLSTDEMIMAVQNGRIKTEDFFEAVQKVGNSKGFQKLATEFKTVDQAVDGLKEGLSNQLMPVFDKLNDFGIKTVVALSNALEKIDFTKIAEGLGKFLAKIDVEKIIGKIGETIGKVAQKVQQFVKGFTDSGAVIAFVNALKDLGGALKHVFSAFKGGETNFAGLGKVIGDVVAAISKAVSAVAKFIASLSPGTIKGIAIGFVSLVAGIKAIIVGFKAFNFLKAFNPFGLFKKGAESALGKVGKSSSKLASVIKNVFTGIGNVIKSTGTAIKTVLQGVSGVIKTLGPSIASAAKGIGTGLAATFKSLGSGIATASKGIGTGLATAFKGLGSAIASIPVANVLALGAAIALVCAGLALLGTQGEGVKLVLEGLGEAVAVIVESLGNGLATIITALGSAFAELALAIGTAVATIITAVLPLAEIIGNVFISVVKIIADAVVQIVQAIAPFIPAITHMVEVVVSRLPEIITAFSGLVDSVGTAIANIVTAISEGAANIIAALVPLVAEFGNTALKVGSAISQIVTAVANGLAQVVAAISEGVANVITALVPLAKEIGNIALKVGTAISQIVTAVSNGFVKIVNAVSKGVGNVVEKFSGFVEKISGLIKTFGETIEKVIDSFSRLGESIRGIIDEIGDTAKEIGEAFQTIADALASLDGVDLLGIGAGLTAIGAALTGINLTANVGGFAESVSKLASALGELPDISTLGADFTAIKDGLAGIKDNADNASTGLSAVKTSLSELPDLATIGSNLGKIKTNLTEIGTNATTAATALNMLGIAITQLKNAFTSAMTAIGTNVTTTVTKITSTWQTALNTMRTVTTAALNMVKQVFTQAMTGINQAVTSGMNSVKQTFQRASDDMARIGREAGTKSMQNLSSAIQSGQGQVSSAMRSVLNSAANVARGAVGMFVSIGAQIANGLAQGMYSALGAITAAANAMIAQANRAARARAMIHSPSRLFAKTVGRYIPEGVAMGVNQHTDKLEKSMGNMIDSVSHYKVEDLIGVGNAKLSGSIRGNGMQLNGVGSGTTNYNSYTLNANGGNRDDFFTPENMKRLIRELAYYTTQEGGRMA, encoded by the coding sequence GTGGCAGACGGTTCAGTATTGATAAAGGTAGACTTAGATGGTGATAAGGCAGAAGCTGGCGTTGGTAGGCTGAAGGGGCTTTTGTCTGGTTTAGGTGGCGGTGTTTCAAAAGTTGGTAGTGTGTTCAAGTCTGTTTTGGGTGCTAATCTTGTGAGTTCTGCGATTAGTAAGGGGATTGGTACTATCACCAACGGTGTTTCAGAACTTTATGGTGAACTTACGGGTTCTAAAAAAGCGTGGTCTACGTTTGAGGGGAACATGCAAATTATTGGTAAAACAGATAGCGAGATACAGGCTGCAAAAAAATCAATGCAAGATTACGCTACACAAACAGTGTACTCTGCATCAGATATGGCCAACACTTATGGTCAGTTAGCAGCAGTTGGTACGAAGAATACATCAGAACTAGTAAAAGGGTTTGGTGGGTTAGCAGCTGCAGCAGAAAATCCAGCCCAAGCGATGAAAACATTAAGCCAACAAGGTGTTCAAATGGCTGCTAAGCCGATGGTTTCATGGCAAGATTTTAAATTGATGTTAGAGCAAACACCAGCTGGGATTTCAGCGGTTGCTAGAGAAATGGGATTATCCACAGATGAAATGATTATGGCTGTGCAAAACGGAAGAATCAAAACAGAAGACTTCTTTGAAGCTGTTCAAAAGGTTGGGAATTCAAAAGGGTTTCAAAAATTAGCAACGGAATTTAAAACTGTTGACCAAGCAGTCGATGGTTTGAAAGAGGGCTTGTCAAATCAATTAATGCCAGTTTTTGATAAACTAAATGATTTTGGGATTAAAACAGTAGTTGCGTTATCCAATGCATTAGAAAAAATCGACTTTACTAAAATCGCAGAGGGACTAGGAAAATTTTTAGCAAAAATCGATGTTGAAAAAATCATCGGAAAAATTGGCGAAACTATCGGCAAGGTCGCGCAAAAAGTTCAGCAGTTTGTCAAAGGTTTTACGGATAGTGGTGCAGTTATTGCGTTTGTGAATGCTTTAAAAGATTTGGGTGGTGCCCTTAAACATGTGTTTTCTGCTTTTAAAGGTGGAGAAACAAATTTTGCTGGTCTTGGTAAGGTCATTGGGGATGTTGTAGCAGCTATATCGAAAGCGGTTAGCGCAGTGGCTAAATTCATAGCTAGTTTAAGTCCGGGAACAATTAAAGGCATTGCGATTGGTTTTGTCAGTTTAGTTGCTGGTATTAAAGCGATTATAGTTGGATTTAAGGCATTTAATTTTCTTAAAGCATTCAATCCGTTTGGATTATTTAAAAAAGGTGCTGAGAGCGCATTAGGGAAAGTTGGGAAATCAAGTTCTAAACTGGCCTCTGTGATTAAAAATGTGTTTACCGGAATCGGCAATGTGATTAAATCGACAGGAACAGCAATAAAAACAGTGCTTCAAGGAGTTAGTGGTGTCATTAAAACATTAGGACCGTCGATTGCGTCGGCTGCAAAAGGTATAGGGACAGGACTTGCCGCTACTTTTAAGAGCCTAGGTTCAGGTATTGCGACAGCGTCGAAAGGAATCGGAACTGGTTTAGCGACTGCATTTAAAGGTTTAGGGTCTGCGATAGCAAGCATTCCGGTCGCAAACGTGTTGGCATTAGGTGCAGCGATTGCACTAGTCTGTGCTGGTTTAGCGTTGCTCGGTACTCAAGGTGAAGGGGTTAAACTCGTTCTTGAGGGCTTAGGCGAAGCTGTGGCAGTGATTGTGGAAAGTTTAGGGAATGGCTTAGCGACAATTATTACAGCGCTCGGTAGTGCATTTGCTGAACTCGCATTAGCCATTGGAACGGCAGTAGCAACAATCATTACAGCGGTATTACCATTAGCTGAAATCATCGGTAATGTTTTTATAAGTGTTGTGAAAATTATTGCAGATGCTGTTGTTCAAATTGTTCAAGCGATTGCACCATTTATTCCAGCGATTACACATATGGTTGAAGTGGTTGTTAGTCGACTACCAGAGATTATTACGGCTTTTAGTGGGTTAGTCGATTCTGTAGGAACGGCTATTGCAAATATCGTAACGGCAATTAGTGAAGGTGCCGCTAACATTATCGCAGCCTTGGTTCCGTTAGTGGCTGAATTCGGAAACACTGCTTTGAAAGTTGGTTCGGCGATTTCGCAAATCGTGACGGCGGTTGCAAATGGCCTAGCTCAAGTTGTTGCAGCGATTAGTGAAGGCGTAGCAAATGTTATTACTGCTTTAGTACCACTTGCTAAAGAGATAGGCAATATTGCACTAAAAGTAGGAACGGCTATATCACAGATTGTCACAGCGGTTAGTAATGGTTTTGTAAAAATCGTGAACGCTGTGTCTAAAGGTGTTGGCAATGTTGTTGAGAAGTTCTCTGGTTTTGTAGAGAAGATTTCCGGATTAATTAAGACATTCGGTGAAACCATTGAAAAGGTGATTGATTCATTTTCTCGTTTAGGTGAAAGTATTCGAGGCATCATTGATGAAATTGGTGATACTGCCAAAGAAATTGGCGAAGCATTTCAAACGATTGCGGATGCATTGGCTAGTTTAGATGGTGTTGATTTATTAGGAATTGGTGCTGGTTTAACAGCGATAGGTGCAGCATTAACGGGGATCAATTTGACGGCTAATGTCGGTGGTTTCGCTGAGAGTGTCAGCAAACTAGCAAGTGCTCTAGGTGAATTGCCTGATATTTCGACATTAGGTGCTGATTTCACTGCAATTAAAGACGGTTTAGCTGGGATTAAAGATAACGCAGATAACGCTAGTACGGGATTATCTGCTGTGAAGACATCATTATCGGAGTTACCAGATTTAGCTACTATCGGTAGTAATTTAGGTAAGATTAAGACAAATCTAACGGAGATTGGCACGAATGCGACAACAGCTGCTACAGCGTTAAACATGCTAGGAATTGCTATTACGCAGCTTAAAAATGCTTTTACATCTGCCATGACCGCAATTGGTACAAATGTTACAACGACAGTTACTAAAATTACTTCGACGTGGCAAACTGCCTTGAATACAATGCGTACGGTAACGACTGCTGCATTAAATATGGTTAAACAGGTATTTACACAAGCGATGACTGGAATTAATCAAGCAGTGACATCGGGGATGAATTCAGTTAAACAAACATTCCAACGTGCAAGTGACGATATGGCACGTATTGGACGAGAAGCTGGAACAAAGAGTATGCAGAATTTATCGAGTGCGATTCAAAGTGGACAAGGTCAAGTATCAAGTGCAATGCGTAGCGTATTGAATAGTGCGGCAAATGTAGCTAGAGGGGCAGTTGGGATGTTTGTGAGTATTGGTGCACAGATTGCCAATGGTTTAGCGCAGGGTATGTATTCGGCACTAGGTGCTATAACAGCAGCCGCTAATGCAATGATTGCGCAAGCTAATCGTGCAGCACGAGCAAGGGCGATGATTCATTCGCCTTCACGATTATTTGCTAAAACTGTTGGTCGCTATATCCCGGAGGGGGTCGCAATGGGGGTTAATCAACATACTGATAAATTGGAAAAGAGTATGGGGAATATGATTGATTCTGTTTCACATTATAAAGTTGAAGATTTAATTGGTGTTGGTAATGCGAAACTTAGCGGAAGTATTCGAGGCAACGGTATGCAGTTAAATGGAGTTGGTTCTGGAACGACCAATTACAACAGCTATACATTAAATGCAAATGGTGGGAACCGAGATGATTTCTTTACACCGGAAAACATGAAACGGTTAATTCGTGAATTAGCTTATTATACAACACAGGAAGGGGGCAGAATGGCTTAA
- a CDS encoding phage tail protein — protein sequence MRRKNALRKHYIAPYKGEENAESIEFKLLAKYIATANDETDEDTDDTGYYDGDGTPEETVISVSAGYSFEGVYDPEDEAQKIIAGMRYKIGDDRRVWFKVVSSDGKMQHVGVANVSGIKAGDGDATEYEKFECTIRWIKLPKESAVVGG from the coding sequence ATGAGAAGAAAAAATGCCTTACGCAAACATTATATTGCGCCTTACAAAGGTGAAGAAAATGCAGAATCAATTGAATTTAAGTTATTAGCTAAGTATATCGCAACGGCTAATGATGAAACCGATGAAGATACGGATGATACGGGGTATTATGACGGTGACGGAACACCTGAAGAAACGGTTATTAGTGTTTCAGCAGGGTATTCGTTTGAAGGTGTGTATGACCCTGAAGATGAAGCACAAAAAATTATTGCAGGCATGCGATACAAAATCGGAGATGACCGACGCGTTTGGTTTAAGGTTGTATCATCCGACGGTAAAATGCAACATGTCGGTGTAGCCAATGTTTCTGGAATTAAAGCTGGAGACGGCGATGCAACGGAATATGAAAAATTCGAGTGCACCATTCGTTGGATTAAGTTGCCAAAAGAAAGTGCCGTTGTTGGTGGATAA
- a CDS encoding minor capsid protein, whose amino-acid sequence MLIQHLNTLSLPLVARLDFLSDQEDLVVYSLPGGKVEKSYMDGTTEMSLPFEIAIKSKDQKTCDATLWLIESALSDPFLELPSEQNAYLFLGLTVDKPFLNEKDEQGFFVYVVDVTAKLEINGGIN is encoded by the coding sequence ATGTTGATTCAACATTTAAATACTTTGTCGCTACCGTTAGTGGCTCGGCTAGATTTTTTATCTGACCAGGAAGACTTGGTTGTGTATTCACTGCCAGGGGGAAAGGTTGAAAAATCGTATATGGACGGCACCACTGAGATGAGTTTGCCGTTTGAAATTGCGATTAAATCTAAAGACCAAAAGACATGTGATGCGACCTTATGGTTGATTGAATCTGCGTTGTCTGACCCTTTTTTAGAATTGCCAAGTGAACAGAATGCCTATCTCTTCTTAGGATTGACGGTAGATAAGCCTTTCTTGAATGAGAAAGACGAACAGGGCTTTTTTGTCTATGTGGTGGATGTAACAGCAAAATTAGAAATTAATGGAGGAATAAATTAA
- a CDS encoding capsid protein, translating into MGVEVKVDLKKLEAKVGPAAVVRGRIAMINQALLDMDRYVPRYRGDLRASASATKEGVKYSAVYARRVYYGKKNDLFYTDKQRRCFFANLEEIKKYKKTPGTSARWDKKVPAETKKQWGIVALRAMGVNP; encoded by the coding sequence ATGGGCGTTGAAGTTAAAGTGGATTTAAAAAAGTTAGAAGCTAAAGTGGGACCTGCTGCAGTTGTTCGTGGGCGAATTGCGATGATTAATCAGGCGTTGTTAGATATGGACCGTTATGTACCACGCTATCGTGGCGATTTAAGGGCATCCGCTAGTGCTACTAAAGAGGGTGTAAAATATTCAGCGGTATATGCTAGACGTGTCTATTATGGTAAGAAGAATGATTTGTTTTACACGGACAAACAACGGCGTTGTTTTTTTGCAAATTTGGAAGAGATTAAAAAGTATAAAAAGACACCGGGCACAAGTGCTAGGTGGGATAAAAAAGTTCCTGCTGAAACTAAGAAGCAGTGGGGTATCGTGGCATTGAGGGCAATGGGGGTGAATCCTTGA
- a CDS encoding capsid protein encodes MIDKRWLVDSLKVKLLVGRDEWGKESYGEPFDLSPVRFDRSVSVQHYVKNSTRSHQGVIFIYPEYVSIDLDYDWLHAIIIDGQREYKVTGFQINMHPFQPKVFSYELEVV; translated from the coding sequence ATGATCGATAAACGTTGGTTAGTAGATAGTTTAAAAGTGAAGTTGCTAGTGGGGAGAGATGAGTGGGGGAAGGAATCTTACGGTGAACCGTTTGACCTTTCTCCTGTTCGTTTTGACCGGAGTGTATCTGTTCAGCATTATGTTAAAAATAGTACACGCTCACATCAAGGAGTGATTTTTATTTATCCGGAATATGTATCGATTGACTTGGATTATGATTGGCTACATGCCATTATTATTGATGGGCAACGTGAATACAAAGTAACTGGGTTTCAAATAAATATGCATCCGTTTCAACCGAAAGTGTTTAGCTATGAACTGGAGGTAGTGTAA
- a CDS encoding phage capsid protein: protein MTNTNQNLAVRTYQKQYKGVLSTVFEVRKAFSGATSAIQILDGVQMNAKAFSVKTNNTPVVIGEYSTDANTGMGTGTAKSTRFGNLVEVIYADTDVEYDYTLAIHEGIDRYTVNNNLDAAVADRFKLQSEAQTRKINKRIGKYLSDNAGKTETLADFTEANVKKLFNDINAYYVNNEVTAPITVYLRPELYNAIIDMPANTTAKGSSVSLDNNGLLKYKGFTLEETPAQYFETGVAAIFSPNGIVIPFIGITTARTIEAIDFDGVQLQAAAKGGTFMLDDNKKAVVKVTSAGL, encoded by the coding sequence ATGACAAATACAAATCAAAATTTAGCGGTACGTACGTATCAAAAACAATATAAAGGTGTATTATCAACGGTATTCGAAGTAAGAAAAGCGTTCTCTGGTGCAACATCAGCGATTCAAATTTTGGACGGTGTTCAAATGAATGCGAAAGCTTTTTCTGTTAAGACAAACAACACACCAGTGGTTATTGGTGAATATAGTACGGATGCTAATACTGGTATGGGAACAGGAACAGCAAAGTCTACCCGTTTTGGTAATTTAGTTGAGGTAATCTATGCGGATACGGATGTGGAGTATGACTATACTTTAGCAATCCATGAAGGAATTGACCGCTACACGGTTAACAACAACTTAGATGCGGCAGTTGCTGACCGTTTCAAATTACAATCAGAAGCACAAACACGAAAAATTAATAAGCGTATTGGTAAATATTTATCGGATAATGCTGGTAAGACTGAGACGTTAGCTGATTTTACTGAAGCGAATGTTAAGAAGTTATTCAATGATATTAATGCTTATTATGTGAATAACGAGGTGACAGCGCCAATCACGGTGTATTTACGTCCAGAATTGTATAATGCGATTATTGATATGCCTGCTAACACAACGGCTAAAGGGTCATCAGTGTCATTAGATAACAATGGCTTATTAAAATACAAAGGCTTTACGTTGGAGGAAACACCAGCGCAATACTTTGAAACAGGAGTAGCAGCAATCTTCTCACCTAATGGTATCGTGATTCCATTCATTGGTATTACGACAGCTCGAACAATTGAAGCCATTGACTTTGATGGTGTTCAATTACAAGCAGCTGCTAAAGGTGGTACGTTTATGTTAGATGACAACAAAAAAGCCGTTGTTAAAGTAACCTCTGCCGGATTATAA
- a CDS encoding phage minor capsid protein: MKWDFIQNDEQLDAFVNQIADVYHQLTLDLFDEIIKKLRARGTANLNKTPYIWQLEKLNALHLLNEANVKLIVRASGIAEAKFREIIADEGYKIYQDTKQQLLEDMGRDGTNVDNYEVQRALQALASQSFREVDNLINTSLPQASRAMYQDIVTQSVASVVTGTKSAEQAISEATMSMFKRGFTGFTDRGGKRWKADVYARNVIKSTVYRTYREMREKPAEEVGIDTFYYSVKASAREMCAPLQGQIVTKGLARTEAGERILSLLDYGYGEPGGCLGINCGHVMTPFIPGVNYKPELPDELKNLTEEQAIQNANVEAKQRALERQIRYNKEMLHVAEQLGDKGLIQKYKLNDIKLRGALDSWIKKHDFLRYDMERVKYHKSGVKADYKNVIPEAEYERMAKRYKRYKDVLGDKNVPKSLDDLIKMKYNDSERYGFLKDYFTSRKSNMISAFSSFGDYVKYKNRVEKEIVGQTTSDGIVIKSQSKHFIERLLGTNADPKTGKFRSGVEVEHVIDALKNGRVRPSNSDSTVTVYYGEYAKVTVNNITGQLIQTVPQTKRR, encoded by the coding sequence ATGAAATGGGATTTTATTCAAAATGATGAACAGTTGGATGCATTCGTTAATCAAATTGCGGATGTTTACCATCAACTGACGTTGGATTTATTCGATGAAATTATTAAGAAGTTGCGAGCCAGAGGGACTGCAAATCTTAATAAGACACCCTATATTTGGCAACTGGAGAAGTTGAATGCTTTGCATTTGTTGAATGAAGCTAATGTGAAGTTGATTGTTCGTGCTAGTGGTATTGCTGAAGCCAAGTTCCGTGAAATCATTGCAGATGAAGGGTATAAAATCTATCAGGATACTAAGCAGCAGTTGTTAGAAGATATGGGCAGAGACGGTACAAATGTTGATAATTATGAAGTTCAACGAGCTTTACAAGCACTAGCAAGTCAGTCGTTTAGAGAAGTGGATAACTTAATTAATACGTCACTGCCACAAGCGTCAAGAGCGATGTATCAAGACATTGTCACGCAATCCGTCGCAAGTGTCGTGACGGGTACGAAATCAGCTGAACAAGCGATATCCGAAGCGACGATGTCAATGTTTAAACGTGGATTTACTGGTTTTACGGATAGGGGTGGTAAGCGTTGGAAAGCAGATGTTTATGCAAGGAATGTCATTAAATCAACCGTGTATCGTACGTACCGTGAAATGCGAGAGAAACCTGCTGAAGAAGTTGGCATCGATACTTTTTATTATTCTGTTAAAGCAAGCGCTAGAGAAATGTGTGCGCCTTTGCAGGGGCAAATCGTGACCAAAGGACTTGCGAGAACGGAAGCAGGAGAAAGAATATTATCCTTGCTTGATTATGGTTATGGTGAGCCTGGTGGATGTCTAGGTATCAACTGTGGCCATGTGATGACACCGTTTATACCTGGTGTTAACTACAAACCCGAATTACCCGATGAGTTGAAAAATTTAACCGAAGAACAAGCGATACAAAATGCGAATGTGGAAGCCAAGCAACGGGCGTTAGAAAGACAGATTCGTTATAACAAAGAGATGTTACATGTCGCTGAGCAATTAGGTGATAAAGGCTTGATTCAAAAATATAAGTTGAATGATATTAAGTTGCGTGGTGCTTTGGATAGCTGGATTAAGAAACATGATTTCTTGCGGTATGATATGGAACGTGTGAAGTATCATAAGTCAGGAGTTAAAGCTGACTATAAGAATGTTATTCCTGAAGCTGAATATGAGCGAATGGCTAAGCGATACAAACGTTATAAAGATGTCCTGGGTGATAAAAATGTGCCGAAATCACTCGATGATTTGATTAAAATGAAGTATAATGATAGTGAGAGATATGGATTCTTGAAAGACTATTTTACTAGCCGGAAATCCAATATGATTTCAGCATTTTCTAGTTTTGGTGACTATGTAAAGTATAAGAATCGGGTAGAAAAAGAAATAGTAGGGCAAACAACTTCAGACGGTATTGTGATTAAATCTCAGAGTAAACATTTTATTGAACGGTTGTTAGGGACTAATGCAGACCCTAAAACTGGTAAGTTTAGGAGTGGTGTTGAAGTAGAACACGTTATTGATGCACTAAAAAATGGTAGAGTACGTCCTAGTAATAGCGACTCAACGGTAACTGTGTACTACGGAGAATATGCAAAGGTGACAGTAAATAATATTACTGGACAATTGATACAAACTGTTCCGCAAACAAAAAGGAGGTAG
- a CDS encoding phage portal protein, with the protein MGLWNKIMNFFRYGGETVTTLNTFIDHPKIAVTSEEYNRILNNLKYYKSSFDDVKFLNSDGDAHTRKFHHLPIGRTACKKIASLVFNEQAEFKIDDEGANEFINQVLKNDRFNKNFERYLESALALGGMAMRPYVDGKDIKVAFIQAPVFLPLQSNTQDVSSAAIIMRSVKSEGSKQKYYSLIEFHEWQEDSYIVTNELYKSDTEDRVGERVPLSELYEGLKDEVPLSKLSRPLFTYLKTPGMNNKNINSPLGLSLFDNAKSTIDFLNRTFDEFTWEVRMGQRRVAVPEQTVKTVVDHFGNQKVLRKHFDPDQNVFVQIGGGDIDKQIGITDLTTPIRSESYIQAINEGLSLFEMQIGVSAGMFTFDGKSMKTATEVVSENSDTYQMRNSIVSLVEHSLKELIISICELGSLYGLYHGVIPNFDDISINLDDGVFTDKSKELEYWSQMVASGFASSKTAIMKLHGVTEEKALEMLNEIKNEMVQQSNNVRSEEDIDVYGE; encoded by the coding sequence ATGGGATTGTGGAATAAAATAATGAACTTTTTTAGATATGGAGGTGAGACAGTGACGACATTAAATACTTTTATTGACCATCCGAAAATTGCAGTGACGTCGGAAGAATATAACCGAATATTGAATAACTTAAAGTACTACAAAAGTAGCTTTGATGATGTTAAATTCTTGAACTCGGACGGCGATGCGCATACACGTAAATTTCATCATTTGCCAATTGGGCGTACTGCTTGTAAGAAGATAGCAAGCCTAGTATTCAACGAACAAGCAGAGTTTAAAATTGACGATGAGGGAGCCAATGAGTTTATTAATCAGGTATTGAAGAATGACCGATTTAATAAAAACTTTGAACGGTATCTTGAAAGTGCGTTAGCGCTAGGCGGTATGGCAATGCGGCCTTATGTGGACGGCAAGGATATTAAAGTGGCTTTTATTCAAGCACCGGTGTTTTTACCGCTGCAGTCTAATACACAAGATGTATCAAGCGCAGCGATTATTATGCGGTCGGTGAAGTCAGAAGGCAGTAAGCAAAAGTACTACTCACTGATTGAGTTTCACGAGTGGCAAGAGGATAGTTATATTGTGACGAATGAACTTTATAAGTCCGATACAGAAGATAGAGTCGGTGAGCGCGTGCCATTGTCTGAGTTGTACGAAGGCTTGAAAGACGAAGTGCCATTGAGCAAGTTATCACGTCCACTGTTTACGTATCTGAAAACACCTGGGATGAATAACAAAAATATCAACAGTCCACTGGGATTGTCGTTATTTGATAATGCTAAATCAACGATTGATTTTTTGAATCGAACGTTTGATGAATTTACTTGGGAAGTTCGCATGGGACAACGTCGTGTGGCGGTGCCTGAGCAAACGGTTAAGACGGTGGTTGACCATTTTGGTAATCAGAAAGTATTGAGAAAACACTTTGACCCTGACCAAAACGTCTTTGTTCAAATTGGTGGCGGTGATATTGATAAGCAAATTGGTATCACGGATTTAACAACTCCAATCCGTTCAGAAAGTTATATTCAAGCGATTAATGAGGGCTTATCATTATTTGAAATGCAGATTGGTGTATCTGCTGGTATGTTTACGTTTGATGGTAAATCGATGAAGACAGCCACTGAAGTAGTGTCTGAAAACTCGGATACCTATCAAATGCGAAATAGTATTGTGTCACTGGTTGAACATTCACTGAAAGAGTTGATTATTTCTATCTGTGAGTTAGGTAGTTTGTATGGGCTATATCATGGTGTGATTCCTAACTTTGATGATATTTCAATCAATTTAGATGATGGTGTCTTTACTGATAAATCCAAAGAATTAGAATATTGGTCGCAAATGGTGGCTAGTGGTTTTGCTAGTTCTAAGACAGCAATTATGAAGTTGCACGGAGTGACGGAAGAAAAAGCACTTGAGATGTTGAATGAAATTAAAAACGAAATGGTTCAGCAATCCAACAACGTTAGAAGTGAAGAAGATATTGACGTTTATGGTGAATAA
- a CDS encoding PBSX family phage terminase large subunit, whose translation MSELNLAALVNPTFDEVLFSPKTHKVLKGGRGSTKSSVISIQLVCEFLSDDKANVIVLRKVGKYLRMSVYEQIKWAIYALKQERQFEFKKSPLQIIHKRTQTGFYFYGVDDPMKLKSQIIANGYVHAVWFEELAEFAGREDIDVVEDTFIRQELPDDKQVKVYFSYNPPRNPFDWINEWITEKELDDEYLIHHSTYLDDELNFLSKQMKRKIEKYKETDIEYYRWMYLGEVIGMGTNVYNIQMFQPLESLPSDDPLIGIMFSLDGGHQQSATACGAYGYTSKGNLIRLDTFYYSPLGQSIKKAPSELSKMIHEFRLSVLKRYAGVPEVNKTIDSAEGALRNQYFHDYQERWHPVAKKKKITMVDTVISLLAEGRFYYLDTESNKVFIEEHKTYRFDEKTIHTDDPKVVKENDHTCDEFQYVILDNAKLLGLKA comes from the coding sequence ATGAGCGAACTTAATTTAGCCGCTTTGGTTAATCCGACTTTTGATGAGGTGTTGTTCTCACCTAAAACGCACAAAGTTTTAAAAGGTGGGCGCGGTTCAACTAAATCATCGGTCATTTCTATTCAGTTAGTATGCGAATTTTTGAGTGATGACAAAGCGAATGTGATTGTTTTGCGTAAAGTTGGAAAATATTTGCGAATGTCAGTTTACGAGCAAATTAAATGGGCAATTTATGCGTTGAAACAAGAACGTCAGTTTGAGTTTAAAAAATCACCTTTGCAGATTATTCATAAGCGAACACAAACGGGTTTTTATTTCTATGGTGTTGATGACCCGATGAAGCTAAAATCGCAGATTATCGCAAATGGCTATGTTCATGCGGTGTGGTTTGAGGAGCTAGCGGAGTTTGCAGGACGTGAAGATATTGACGTGGTAGAAGATACGTTTATTCGACAAGAATTACCAGATGATAAGCAAGTTAAAGTATATTTTAGTTATAATCCGCCAAGGAATCCATTTGATTGGATAAATGAATGGATAACAGAAAAGGAACTAGACGATGAATATTTAATACATCACAGTACTTACTTAGATGATGAACTTAACTTTTTATCTAAGCAGATGAAGCGGAAGATTGAAAAATACAAAGAAACGGATATTGAATATTATCGATGGATGTATCTTGGTGAAGTCATCGGAATGGGAACGAATGTGTACAACATACAGATGTTTCAACCGCTTGAATCCTTACCGTCGGACGACCCTTTAATCGGTATTATGTTTAGTTTAGATGGCGGACATCAACAATCAGCAACGGCTTGTGGTGCTTACGGCTATACCAGTAAAGGAAATTTGATACGGTTAGATACGTTTTATTATTCACCACTAGGACAATCGATTAAGAAAGCACCGAGTGAATTATCTAAGATGATTCATGAGTTTAGATTATCAGTGTTGAAGCGATATGCGGGTGTTCCGGAAGTGAATAAGACGATTGATAGCGCTGAAGGGGCGTTACGTAATCAATATTTCCATGATTATCAAGAACGGTGGCATCCGGTGGCTAAGAAGAAGAAAATCACGATGGTTGACACGGTGATTAGTCTTCTAGCAGAAGGACGCTTTTATTATTTGGATACTGAAAGTAATAAGGTGTTTATTGAAGAACATAAGACGTATCGTTTTGATGAGAAAACGATTCATACAGATGACCCTAAAGTCGTTAAAGAAAATGACCACACGTGTGACGAGTTTCAGTATGTAATCCTAGATAACGCTAAATTGCTAGGCTTGAAAGCTTAG